A genomic segment from uncultured Marinifilum sp. encodes:
- a CDS encoding histidine kinase produces the protein MKHPLLQHRNGFLIYISSWVLFVAILFFIDWYFEGTSAYHALINSLSFSLPLLILAGCVWYVVRYTSYENLGLLGFLLHHLAAGIIVVGVWVSVAHQLRVNLFGIEHSHYIIPIHWQILFTFFVYDYLVMVYYLIIYYNNFKDKLLRESELKNLIKEAELTALKSQINPHFLFNSLNSVSSLTLSKPEQSREMVVKLSSFLRYSLGQDLKELNSLANEIRNIRLYLDIEKVRFGDRLVLNFNMSSCCENAKIPNLILQPLYENAIKYGVHESLEPVTISTVCSIENDNLRIEIRNNFDPESVPSNGNGIGLQNIKDRLRLIYGRNDLIKIKKTKNQFVVNLEFPQNK, from the coding sequence ATGAAACATCCTTTACTACAGCATCGAAATGGATTTTTGATATATATATCCTCTTGGGTATTATTCGTAGCAATTTTGTTTTTTATTGATTGGTATTTCGAAGGAACTTCTGCTTATCATGCTTTAATAAATTCCCTAAGCTTTTCTTTGCCTTTATTAATATTGGCAGGCTGTGTATGGTATGTAGTTCGTTATACCAGCTACGAAAACTTGGGTTTGTTAGGATTTTTGTTACATCATTTAGCAGCAGGTATTATTGTGGTTGGAGTATGGGTATCTGTTGCGCACCAATTAAGAGTAAACTTGTTTGGTATTGAACATTCCCATTATATAATTCCTATTCATTGGCAAATTTTATTTACCTTTTTTGTGTACGATTATTTGGTAATGGTATATTACCTAATTATTTATTATAACAATTTTAAAGATAAATTACTTCGTGAATCGGAGCTAAAAAATTTAATTAAAGAGGCAGAGTTAACAGCTTTAAAATCACAAATTAATCCACACTTTTTGTTTAATAGTTTAAATTCGGTTAGTTCATTAACTTTATCAAAGCCCGAGCAATCAAGAGAAATGGTAGTTAAGCTTTCTTCCTTTCTTCGATATTCATTAGGACAGGATTTAAAGGAATTAAATAGTCTGGCTAACGAAATAAGAAATATTCGTTTATATCTTGATATTGAAAAAGTAAGATTTGGTGACAGACTTGTGTTAAATTTTAACATGTCTTCTTGTTGCGAAAATGCAAAAATACCTAACTTGATATTACAACCATTATATGAAAATGCTATAAAATATGGGGTTCATGAAAGTCTTGAGCCAGTTACAATTAGTACTGTTTGTAGTATCGAAAATGATAATTTGAGAATTGAAATTAGAAATAATTTTGATCCCGAATCGGTGCCTTCGAATGGAAATGGAATTGGATTACAAAATATTAAAGACAGATTGCGTTTAATATATGGGAGAAACGATTT
- a CDS encoding DUF5668 domain-containing protein has protein sequence MRQHHTPGNKNRENNRIVFGIFLIVFGCLLVLKNMNFIPYYLEDVIFSWPALLFGLGALFYAGKKDKTTGFVLMLVGGIFLLPLIFNWGFHWRGLFWPVILILVGIFIIRRRNECMPDRQTGTESKADYIDELNVFGGGEKMINTKDFKGGKITCLFGGSELNLTHAELAEGTNVIDIFAMFGGCVIIIPSDWEVRVEVSAVLGGVADKRIPTTNYIVEPKKELVIKGFVALGGCEIKSHK, from the coding sequence ATGAGACAGCATCACACACCAGGAAATAAAAACAGGGAGAACAATAGAATTGTATTTGGTATTTTTCTTATTGTATTTGGATGTTTATTAGTGTTAAAGAATATGAATTTTATTCCATATTATTTGGAAGATGTAATTTTTTCGTGGCCAGCTTTACTCTTTGGCTTGGGTGCACTGTTTTATGCAGGTAAAAAGGATAAAACAACAGGATTTGTACTTATGCTAGTTGGTGGTATCTTTTTATTACCATTAATATTTAATTGGGGATTTCATTGGCGAGGACTATTTTGGCCAGTAATTTTAATTCTCGTTGGTATTTTTATTATTCGAAGAAGAAATGAATGTATGCCCGACAGGCAAACAGGAACAGAAAGTAAGGCAGATTATATCGATGAGTTAAATGTGTTTGGAGGAGGCGAGAAAATGATAAATACCAAAGATTTTAAAGGAGGTAAAATCACTTGTCTGTTTGGAGGATCAGAATTAAATTTAACTCATGCCGAACTGGCCGAAGGAACAAATGTAATTGATATTTTTGCCATGTTTGGAGGTTGTGTTATAATTATTCCTTCCGATTGGGAGGTTAGAGTTGAAGTGTCGGCAGTTTTAGGAGGTGTTGCAGATAAACGAATTCCTACAACGAACTACATTGTTGAGCCTAAAAAAGAATTGGTTATAAAAGGATTTGTTGCTTTGGGTGGATGTGAAATTAAATCACATAAATAA